AGCGACCCTGGCCTGGTCGGTTCCCTCCTCCCCCGAAAAATCGGAAGTTTAATCGATACCGAGGGGGCCTTAACGGTCAATCGAGTGAGTCGCCAGACGAATGACTACTATGAATTCACCTTGCCGTGGCAGCTTGCCGGTCAGCAGAAAGGTGAAATACTGATCGGACTTAGCCCTCGGTCGCTGTTGCTGGCGCGCAAAATCGCGCACCAGCGGATTTTATTTGTCGCAGGGTTGGCAATTTTTTTGGGGGTGGCTGCGGCACTTTATTTGACCCGTCTCTTTGTGCGGCCGATTAGCCGCTTGACCGACGGCGTTGAACAACTCAAAGCCGGGAGCTACAAGGTTTGGGTGCCAATTGTCAGGCCCGATGAACTTGGCAAACTGACGGAAAGTTTTAACGGCATGGCCGCCGAACTGGCGATCCAGCGCCAACGACTGAATGCCTCAGCGCAGGAGCTGGAAGAATCCTACCACGATATTGTTCAGATCTTGGCTGGTGCTCTGGACGCGCGGGATAATTACACCTACGGCCATTCAACCCGGGTCGCGCAACTGGCGGTGATTCTGGGTAAAGAGCTGAAGCTCAACGATGCGCGCCTTAAAGACCTCGAAATTTCGTGCCTGTTACATGACATCGGTAAGATTTGCATTCCTGACAATATCCTGAATAAGACCGATCAGCTTAACTTTCAAGAACATTTCCTGATCCAACAACACCCCTTACATGGAGTCGCACTTCTCGAGCTCTCAGCATCCCTTAGCCGGTATATCCCTGCCGTTCGTTATCATCATGAGTGGTACAACGGCAAGGGCTACCCTGAGGGATTATGCGGAGATGAGATCCCCCTTGAAGCACAAATCCTGGCCCTTGCCGATGCCTACGACGCCATGACAACGTCTCGGCCCTATCGGCAGGGGCGTTCCGCCTCTGCCGCCTTAAGGGCAAT
Above is a genomic segment from Geopsychrobacter electrodiphilus DSM 16401 containing:
- a CDS encoding HD domain-containing phosphohydrolase, whose protein sequence is MSVHSLIRRFLQAADSLRRIANLRRACGALSALFRQRFLRLGNRLSLLIIGLVILLTTGISMFVVSIMDDVLLQSMIRQGTTSLYAISGAARQSLVTRDLSALGNLVPQAEMAQNDLAYVAIIDQGHRVIAHSDPGLVGSLLPRKIGSLIDTEGALTVNRVSRQTNDYYEFTLPWQLAGQQKGEILIGLSPRSLLLARKIAHQRILFVAGLAIFLGVAAALYLTRLFVRPISRLTDGVEQLKAGSYKVWVPIVRPDELGKLTESFNGMAAELAIQRQRLNASAQELEESYHDIVQILAGALDARDNYTYGHSTRVAQLAVILGKELKLNDARLKDLEISCLLHDIGKICIPDNILNKTDQLNFQEHFLIQQHPLHGVALLELSASLSRYIPAVRYHHEWYNGKGYPEGLCGDEIPLEAQILALADAYDAMTTSRPYRQGRSASAALRAIQQFSGVQFAPDLAEKFIRALQNQRLETRDAVDEIFTTSKQKRTETCVPVEQRRLKSFKLCPVLQHQNNPVSLSVRRVTSFSRQGDTA